Proteins from one bacterium genomic window:
- a CDS encoding flippase, translating to MRSIGGLVKSVAFRTGTEAFKKLVNLGFVVFVARKLGAEGLGRYSFLLVLTSILGIIADCGFSTLMLREIATRRNEARRLLGASIIMKSFLSGVTFGLVWVVIRLLHSSASAGAGSGVGYTEAYLFAAYSVLLSFMEMFNAFFVVDQRLDLDAVTNVIQRGGAVLLGIALVLVGMNVEGIGLAFAVATGVADIVALWMVGRRFGSPVFRIKLALCKSLLKEAVPLALTLFFSAVYFKIDQVMLGWMRSETELGWYSAAYRVFEVTALIPSILMLIVLPVFSRLAKESKEVLVRAGQQMLALLLTLGIAVSVVVALAAPRIVALFGRDFGLESSEALSILIWTAVPIFCNFVLTTILITIGRQTRLAHCFMLGAALNIALNWVAIPRWGYLGAAWSTVVTELVLFGLVVYFLGRYLSGWKLRAFLLRPLASALLAAGIALVLGLGSNRPVFAAVWLAMFGAGIVALRAINLRELALLRGIEGVPGHSSVGNHGDRG from the coding sequence ATGCGCTCGATAGGTGGTCTCGTCAAAAGCGTGGCGTTTCGTACCGGAACTGAGGCGTTCAAGAAGCTCGTCAATCTAGGCTTTGTGGTATTCGTGGCCAGGAAGCTGGGCGCGGAGGGCCTCGGCCGTTACAGTTTTCTACTTGTCCTGACCAGTATTCTGGGCATCATTGCTGATTGCGGGTTCTCGACGCTGATGCTGAGGGAGATCGCGACGAGGCGGAACGAGGCGCGGCGGCTGCTCGGCGCGTCCATCATTATGAAGTCGTTCCTGTCGGGCGTTACGTTCGGGCTAGTATGGGTTGTCATTCGGTTGCTACATTCGTCTGCAAGCGCGGGGGCAGGGTCTGGTGTTGGATACACCGAGGCGTATCTCTTTGCGGCTTATAGCGTTCTCTTGTCGTTCATGGAGATGTTCAACGCCTTTTTCGTCGTTGATCAAAGGCTTGACCTTGACGCGGTGACGAACGTGATTCAGCGCGGGGGGGCTGTCCTCCTGGGGATAGCTCTCGTTCTGGTGGGAATGAACGTAGAGGGGATTGGCCTGGCCTTCGCTGTAGCGACAGGCGTCGCGGACATTGTGGCGCTGTGGATGGTGGGGAGAAGATTCGGCAGTCCTGTCTTCAGAATCAAGCTTGCTCTATGCAAATCGCTGTTAAAAGAGGCGGTTCCGCTGGCTCTCACACTCTTCTTCTCGGCCGTTTATTTTAAGATAGATCAAGTCATGCTGGGGTGGATGCGGTCAGAAACTGAACTGGGTTGGTATTCGGCCGCCTACCGTGTCTTCGAGGTTACGGCTCTGATCCCCTCGATCCTGATGTTGATCGTCTTGCCGGTGTTCTCGCGGCTCGCTAAAGAATCTAAAGAAGTGCTCGTTCGGGCCGGACAGCAGATGTTGGCCTTGCTGTTGACGCTTGGGATCGCCGTCTCCGTGGTGGTCGCACTTGCAGCGCCCCGAATCGTCGCCCTCTTCGGTCGGGACTTCGGCTTAGAATCGAGCGAGGCGCTCTCGATCCTAATTTGGACAGCGGTGCCCATTTTCTGCAACTTCGTGCTGACTACCATCTTGATCACGATCGGTAGGCAAACGAGGCTTGCACACTGCTTTATGCTAGGGGCGGCGCTGAACATCGCGCTGAATTGGGTTGCGATCCCCCGGTGGGGTTACCTTGGCGCGGCGTGGTCCACAGTTGTTACAGAACTTGTCTTGTTCGGTTTGGTGGTTTATTTTTTGGGTCGTTATCTCTCTGGATGGAAACTGCGAGCATTCCTGCTGCGGCCCCTCGCCTCGGCTTTGTTAGCGGCAGGGATTGCGCTCGTGCTAGGCCTGGGGAGTAACCGGCCTGTCTTCG
- a CDS encoding radical SAM protein, protein MGNRPVIISPYSDISSMGPRILSSCLNEAGFKTRKVFLSVDKELGDIPPGLSLYPDHLLKQIAEICEDSLFVGISVMTNYFDRVAQLSAFLRDQVGVTVVLGGIHATLMPRECADIADFVCVGECEGTIVDLARALAGGDDPSKLPNVCCKKAGQFVQNPLRALIENLDEIPFPDYSLDDDYTVLNGNLVQVDLEVLETMMSSAPGREISQRRPYYLTMMTRGCRYNCTYCCNRSVRQIYKGQRFLRRRSIENFIAELVWVKKELPFVQMFVLADDSFFDTDEAQIESFCRCYKKDVALPFLSLGTPFGITPGKLELMVDAGMVAVQVGIQTGSERIRKLYKRPFTEREVLRLTDSLAQYAGRIQARYDIILDNPLETDEDVIDTIRLFLRIKKPYHIQFFSLTLFPGTELANLALTKGVISDWTAQVYRKQQFHKRRTYLNFVISLFNLPVPKFFMRFLISRPALYMFNRPYFGRLIRLILKD, encoded by the coding sequence ATGGGCAATCGCCCAGTTATTATATCGCCATATTCGGACATCTCGTCGATGGGGCCGAGAATCTTGTCGAGCTGCCTCAATGAGGCTGGGTTCAAGACAAGGAAAGTCTTCCTGTCGGTTGACAAGGAACTGGGCGATATCCCTCCAGGGCTTTCGCTGTATCCCGACCATTTGTTAAAGCAGATCGCTGAAATCTGCGAGGATTCGCTCTTCGTTGGGATTTCGGTCATGACCAATTACTTTGATCGTGTGGCTCAGTTGTCGGCGTTCTTGCGTGATCAGGTTGGAGTAACAGTGGTGTTGGGCGGAATCCATGCGACGCTAATGCCAAGGGAGTGCGCTGATATTGCGGACTTCGTCTGCGTTGGCGAATGTGAGGGGACGATCGTTGACTTAGCCAGGGCGTTAGCCGGTGGCGATGATCCCTCAAAGCTGCCTAACGTTTGCTGCAAAAAGGCAGGCCAATTCGTCCAAAACCCGTTAAGGGCGCTGATCGAGAATCTTGACGAGATCCCTTTTCCTGATTACTCCCTCGATGATGACTACACTGTCTTGAATGGCAATCTGGTTCAGGTTGACCTCGAAGTCCTGGAGACAATGATGTCAAGCGCTCCGGGGCGAGAAATAAGCCAAAGAAGACCTTACTACCTCACTATGATGACAAGAGGCTGCCGGTACAACTGCACCTACTGCTGCAATCGCTCGGTTCGTCAGATCTATAAGGGGCAGCGGTTCTTGAGACGAAGGTCTATCGAGAATTTCATTGCGGAGCTAGTCTGGGTCAAAAAGGAGCTACCATTCGTGCAGATGTTTGTGCTAGCAGACGACTCCTTTTTTGACACTGACGAGGCCCAGATTGAAAGTTTTTGCCGATGCTACAAGAAAGATGTAGCTCTGCCATTCTTATCTCTCGGCACTCCATTCGGAATAACCCCCGGAAAACTTGAGCTAATGGTGGATGCGGGCATGGTTGCCGTTCAGGTCGGGATTCAGACGGGCAGCGAACGGATTAGGAAGCTCTACAAGAGACCGTTTACGGAAAGGGAGGTTCTTCGGCTGACCGACTCACTTGCCCAATACGCCGGGAGGATACAAGCTCGTTACGACATTATTTTGGACAATCCTCTGGAAACTGATGAGGATGTGATTGACACGATACGTCTCTTCCTGAGAATTAAGAAACCGTATCACATACAGTTCTTCAGTCTAACGCTCTTCCCTGGGACCGAGTTGGCCAATTTGGCCCTTACTAAAGGGGTCATATCCGATTGGACGGCGCAGGTATATCGCAAGCAGCAGTTTCACAAGCGGCGCACCTATCTCAACTTTGTCATTAGCCTCTTTAACCTGCCTGTTCCGAAGTTCTTTATGCGTTTTCTGATAAGCAGACCAGCCCTTTACATGTTCAACAGGCCATACTTCGGTCGGCTCATCAGGCTGATTTTGAAGGACTAA
- a CDS encoding phosphoenolpyruvate carboxykinase (ATP) produces MMKMGLEPPSYNVKYHINQSQETLRDLAMKHTPAIVKTAYGSLDKITRLKARQQAKTYIIATESDAAKYSGQVMSRERTEKFIEHQRQFIERSGHLLQVDGYQGLGKHAIPVQWLFTLEAANLAAMQQILSFPRSGVESEEQMRKPHRPYFRVVMTPGCDAPGMGGNIVMIVDLENWTSYVIGSDYFGESKKGMLRMLNHYVYLQGGMVMHAGGKEITVGNERIAMGILGLSGTGKTTTTFSKQGELTRPIQDDMIAIWPEGEVSITENGCFAKTWDLNEKAEPTIYHGTVDPSAWLENVYFNEDGTLDFSKFALAPEDVRRLKNTLIETGASEENVGKYIRGEIKYDDVVDENGIPEDGWDFVVWTQNGRSIIPMHAIENAADMTDLPPLRSLGILNRDEGKDAAMPGIVRFTSPLRAAAYFMLGETSKTSAAGKERGKTRSPFTQPFFPLAFGLMPSRFGELVKKLPGLTTWLMNTGYVGGDERDRQAGKAFKVMIRHSSAMLEAMVRGDIKWKTDPDFGYEIVDVDAPENARLLEKVPAEILNPKLFYEKNGRLDEYNAWVKQMKADRAEFLKKYNVPQEIQDQL; encoded by the coding sequence ATGATGAAGATGGGGCTGGAACCACCCAGCTACAACGTGAAGTATCACATCAACCAGAGTCAAGAGACACTCCGGGACCTCGCGATGAAGCACACGCCTGCAATCGTCAAGACGGCGTATGGCAGCCTCGACAAGATCACCCGGCTGAAGGCTCGTCAACAGGCGAAGACCTACATTATTGCGACTGAGAGCGATGCGGCCAAGTATTCCGGGCAGGTGATGAGCCGCGAGAGGACCGAGAAGTTTATCGAGCACCAGAGGCAGTTTATCGAGAGGAGCGGGCACTTGCTTCAGGTCGATGGCTATCAGGGCCTTGGGAAGCACGCCATCCCCGTCCAGTGGCTTTTCACGCTTGAGGCGGCCAATTTGGCTGCGATGCAGCAGATTCTTTCGTTTCCACGTTCTGGAGTGGAGAGCGAGGAACAGATGAGGAAGCCGCATCGGCCTTATTTCAGGGTCGTGATGACTCCGGGCTGCGACGCTCCCGGAATGGGCGGGAACATCGTGATGATAGTGGACCTCGAGAACTGGACCTCGTATGTGATCGGGTCTGACTATTTCGGGGAGAGCAAAAAAGGGATGCTGAGGATGCTGAACCACTACGTCTATCTTCAGGGCGGTATGGTGATGCACGCCGGCGGCAAGGAGATCACGGTTGGTAACGAGCGCATCGCGATGGGCATTCTGGGCCTTTCAGGGACTGGTAAGACGACGACAACGTTCAGCAAGCAGGGCGAGCTGACCAGGCCAATTCAGGACGACATGATTGCCATCTGGCCGGAGGGCGAGGTCTCGATAACGGAGAACGGCTGTTTCGCCAAGACGTGGGACCTTAATGAAAAGGCAGAACCGACCATCTATCACGGGACGGTCGATCCGTCTGCCTGGCTCGAGAACGTTTACTTCAACGAGGACGGAACGCTCGACTTCTCGAAGTTCGCTCTTGCGCCAGAGGACGTCAGGCGGCTCAAGAACACATTAATCGAGACGGGCGCCTCGGAGGAGAACGTCGGTAAGTACATTCGCGGCGAGATCAAGTATGATGACGTGGTTGATGAGAACGGCATCCCCGAGGACGGCTGGGACTTCGTTGTTTGGACACAAAACGGACGGTCGATAATCCCGATGCACGCTATCGAAAATGCGGCAGATATGACTGACCTCCCGCCTCTTCGCTCCCTAGGAATATTGAACAGGGACGAGGGGAAGGATGCCGCAATGCCGGGGATCGTTCGCTTCACCTCGCCGCTTCGTGCCGCTGCCTACTTCATGCTGGGCGAGACATCCAAGACATCGGCGGCAGGTAAGGAAAGGGGCAAGACACGTTCTCCGTTCACACAGCCGTTCTTTCCACTTGCCTTTGGGCTGATGCCGAGCCGCTTCGGAGAGCTGGTCAAGAAGTTGCCCGGGCTTACAACTTGGTTGATGAATACTGGATATGTCGGTGGCGATGAGAGAGACCGTCAGGCTGGCAAGGCCTTCAAGGTCATGATCAGGCACTCATCGGCAATGCTCGAGGCGATGGTCCGGGGTGACATCAAATGGAAGACAGACCCGGACTTCGGATACGAGATTGTCGATGTGGATGCCCCTGAGAACGCAAGGCTACTCGAGAAGGTTCCGGCGGAAATACTAAACCCGAAGCTCTTCTACGAGAAGAATGGGCGCCTCGATGAGTATAACGCCTGGGTCAAGCAAATGAAGGCAGACAGGGCGGAGTTCCTGAAGAAATACAACGTCCCCCAGGAAATCCAAGACCAACTGTAG
- a CDS encoding MBL fold metallo-hydrolase, with product MVRVTWFGHSSVGFRTDRGLYLCDPADDKRLVSEIPPLEAPARAIFVSHEHWDHFHPDTIEAVADCGTIVYGPEQVINSLKADERLEHLRSRPVEAGEMLDLGDIACEVFAASEGVCFVFTFKKDDIIVFFMGDSVLLEPIEAIEADVVFFPVWPFGDARSGQKLASFLRSSISVPMHFHHDTSAKTNFFVDKGELDRLNERIGTLEVLSRGQEYDVRVRGTKVRLKPLAAFA from the coding sequence ATGGTTCGAGTAACTTGGTTTGGACACTCCTCAGTTGGGTTTCGAACTGACCGAGGCCTGTATCTCTGTGATCCGGCAGACGACAAGCGCCTCGTGAGCGAGATACCGCCGCTTGAGGCGCCCGCAAGAGCGATTTTCGTATCGCACGAGCACTGGGACCACTTTCACCCGGACACTATCGAGGCCGTTGCCGACTGTGGGACAATCGTCTATGGCCCAGAGCAGGTGATCAACTCACTGAAAGCGGACGAGCGGCTGGAGCACTTGCGCAGCAGACCGGTTGAGGCGGGCGAGATGCTCGACCTCGGAGATATCGCCTGTGAGGTCTTCGCAGCATCAGAGGGAGTCTGCTTCGTTTTCACATTCAAGAAGGATGACATAATTGTGTTCTTCATGGGCGATTCGGTGCTGCTTGAGCCGATCGAGGCGATAGAGGCGGACGTTGTTTTCTTTCCAGTTTGGCCATTTGGGGATGCTAGGAGCGGTCAGAAGCTCGCTAGCTTCCTGAGGTCGAGCATCTCTGTCCCGATGCACTTTCACCATGACACGAGCGCAAAGACCAACTTCTTCGTGGACAAAGGGGAGCTTGATCGCCTGAATGAGCGCATCGGCACGCTGGAGGTCCTGTCGCGAGGGCAAGAGTACGATGTGCGGGTGAGAGGGACGAAGGTTCGACTGAAGCCCTTGGCGGCCTTTGCGTGA
- the clpX gene encoding ATP-dependent Clp protease ATP-binding subunit ClpX: MTSRRPHKLIDKQAVCSFCGRSRGQVKSLVGGQSVYICDECVRTCSEILRREESLNGTLPGLRTLPKPTEMKHQIDEYVIGQEKPKKILSVAVYNHYKRINSNASTSDVDLTKSNILLIGPTGVGKTLLAETLARILKVPFAIADATTLTEAGYVGDDVESLLLKLIQNADFNIKAAERGIIYIDEVDKIARKSENVSITRDVSGEGVQQALLKIVEGTLAGVPPQGGRKHPHQETLNVNTRDILFIFGGAFNDLEKIVARRVRKKRMGFGGSVHANQETSPYELLSQVESRDLVKYGLIPELVGRMPVIAVLHELEEDALVRILDEPKNSLVRQYQRLFQMDGVSLRFTDSALREIAREAMKRNMGARGLRAILESIMLDVMYELPSSKRVTECVITRGVISQNRKPTLLRSKAG; the protein is encoded by the coding sequence ATGACGTCAAGGAGACCGCACAAGTTGATCGACAAGCAGGCCGTCTGCTCTTTTTGTGGCAGAAGTAGAGGCCAGGTCAAAAGCCTGGTAGGCGGGCAATCCGTCTATATCTGCGACGAGTGCGTCAGGACTTGCAGCGAGATTCTAAGGCGAGAGGAGTCTCTGAACGGGACGCTTCCCGGGCTTCGGACTCTGCCCAAACCCACCGAGATGAAGCATCAGATCGACGAATACGTCATCGGCCAAGAGAAGCCTAAGAAGATACTGTCCGTGGCGGTCTATAACCACTACAAGCGGATTAACTCCAACGCTAGCACGTCTGACGTGGACCTGACCAAAAGCAACATCCTGCTGATTGGGCCAACTGGGGTAGGAAAGACGTTGCTAGCTGAGACGCTGGCCAGAATCCTGAAGGTTCCGTTCGCCATCGCCGACGCGACTACGCTTACCGAGGCGGGTTACGTGGGCGACGATGTTGAGAGCTTACTCCTAAAGCTCATCCAAAATGCGGATTTCAACATTAAGGCGGCGGAGCGTGGCATCATATATATTGATGAGGTAGATAAGATCGCGAGGAAATCAGAGAACGTGTCGATCACGCGGGATGTTTCGGGTGAGGGGGTGCAACAGGCGCTTCTGAAGATCGTTGAGGGCACTCTGGCCGGAGTCCCGCCTCAGGGCGGACGGAAGCATCCGCATCAAGAGACGTTGAACGTCAATACACGCGACATTCTGTTCATCTTTGGCGGCGCGTTCAACGACCTAGAGAAGATTGTTGCAAGACGTGTGAGAAAGAAACGGATGGGGTTTGGCGGTAGTGTGCATGCGAACCAAGAGACGAGCCCTTACGAACTGTTGTCGCAGGTTGAGTCTCGGGATTTGGTTAAGTATGGTCTCATTCCTGAGCTTGTCGGTCGGATGCCGGTCATAGCTGTCTTGCATGAGCTAGAGGAGGATGCCCTTGTTCGGATACTGGATGAGCCCAAGAACTCTCTTGTTAGGCAATATCAGCGGCTGTTTCAGATGGACGGCGTCAGCCTCCGCTTCACCGACAGCGCGTTGCGTGAGATAGCCAGAGAGGCAATGAAGCGCAACATGGGGGCACGAGGACTTCGCGCGATCCTTGAGTCGATTATGTTAGATGTGATGTATGAATTGCCATCCAGCAAACGCGTGACTGAGTGCGTCATAACGCGAGGCGTCATATCCCAGAACCGCAAGCCAACGCTTTTGAGAAGCAAGGCGGGCTAG
- a CDS encoding YicC/YloC family endoribonuclease, with product MKSMTGYGQGSSTIGDVDIRAEIRSVNYRFLDVSVRTPPGFMKYEQKIRDLVSGRIRRGKVDIFISAPATLTGTTRVSVDEGLVADFVKTLRRLAEKHGLSSDVGLEALANFRPAFSVETTPDTKEVWEPIRDCIMQSLEQLVQMRNKEGSSLETKIVEQITGLNEDLRELERSFTGGEQRIRDRVLDFVRKQCDMAEIDGDRLEQEVALLLVKSDVSEEMARLASHLNQFETLSKSESAVGKQLTFVCQEMLREVNTIAAKSQSKEVAARTIEMKSRIEIIREQLNNIE from the coding sequence ATGAAAAGCATGACTGGTTACGGGCAGGGGAGTTCCACGATTGGGGACGTGGATATAAGAGCAGAGATTCGGTCAGTCAATTACCGCTTTCTTGATGTCTCGGTGAGAACACCCCCGGGGTTTATGAAGTATGAGCAGAAGATTCGAGACCTTGTTTCGGGACGTATAAGGCGCGGGAAGGTTGATATATTCATCTCGGCGCCGGCAACCTTGACAGGCACGACAAGGGTTTCTGTCGATGAGGGTCTTGTGGCCGATTTTGTGAAGACACTGAGGCGTCTTGCTGAGAAGCATGGGCTTTCTAGTGATGTCGGGCTGGAAGCGCTCGCCAACTTCAGGCCAGCATTTTCGGTGGAAACGACGCCGGACACAAAGGAAGTCTGGGAACCAATCAGGGATTGCATCATGCAGTCACTCGAGCAGTTGGTCCAGATGCGCAATAAAGAGGGCTCAAGCCTTGAGACCAAAATTGTCGAGCAAATTACTGGTCTTAACGAGGACTTAAGAGAGCTGGAGCGCAGCTTCACTGGAGGGGAGCAGCGGATACGGGACAGGGTGCTTGACTTCGTCCGCAAACAATGTGATATGGCGGAGATCGACGGCGACCGGCTTGAGCAGGAGGTCGCTCTGCTGCTGGTGAAGTCCGACGTTTCGGAGGAGATGGCCCGGCTGGCCAGCCACCTGAATCAATTTGAGACGTTGAGCAAGTCTGAATCGGCTGTGGGCAAGCAATTGACGTTTGTCTGCCAGGAGATGCTTCGCGAGGTCAATACGATTGCGGCCAAATCGCAGTCCAAAGAGGTCGCGGCGCGCACTATCGAGATGAAGTCGCGCATCGAGATCATCCGCGAACAACTGAACAACATTGAGTAA
- a CDS encoding HD domain-containing protein: protein MPDELFGHDSGAVAEDKMKGTPKANGEESGNAVTRIIDIPTSKSDFVGVYLLKSKTPSETKAGAPYLRLRLSDRTGEIDAFVWENAGSTEFAVRRGQVIKLKGRLNIFQQRPNIKVLNIRLASEDEYDVSAIVDGPKACLADLFIVVTESIQKVTDPDYRALLEEVFSDEKFVSRFKIAPGAKAIHHAYPGGLLEHTVSLLRLASSIIEIYGDLDADLLITTCILHDIGKMEEYNSDLAVERTTEGRLLGHIVLGLLKLQRCVEKLDSFPAEKWRKLLHALISHHGSLEWGSPQVPMTLEAIALHYIDNLDAKLGQFRAVSEKHKDPNFEGFTTYDKFLERYVYFGDRFSRTEDEQQ from the coding sequence ATGCCGGATGAGCTGTTTGGGCACGACTCGGGGGCTGTGGCCGAGGACAAGATGAAAGGGACGCCGAAAGCAAACGGCGAGGAGTCCGGCAACGCTGTTACTAGGATCATAGATATCCCCACCAGCAAAAGCGACTTCGTGGGCGTTTATCTGCTCAAGTCCAAGACTCCCTCCGAGACGAAGGCCGGTGCGCCATATCTAAGGCTAAGGCTGAGCGATAGGACGGGTGAGATTGACGCCTTTGTTTGGGAGAACGCTGGAAGCACCGAGTTCGCCGTCAGGCGAGGTCAAGTAATAAAGCTGAAGGGCAGGCTCAACATTTTCCAACAACGACCGAACATTAAGGTTCTAAACATAAGACTAGCTTCAGAGGATGAGTACGACGTCAGCGCCATTGTCGATGGCCCAAAGGCGTGCCTGGCTGATCTTTTTATCGTAGTAACAGAGTCTATCCAGAAGGTTACCGATCCGGATTACAGAGCCCTTCTAGAAGAGGTTTTCTCGGACGAGAAGTTCGTCTCGAGATTCAAAATAGCTCCTGGCGCGAAGGCGATTCACCATGCCTATCCTGGCGGGCTTCTGGAGCATACCGTTTCGCTCCTGCGTCTCGCCTCATCCATTATCGAGATATACGGCGACCTTGATGCAGACCTGCTCATCACAACTTGCATTTTGCACGACATCGGCAAGATGGAGGAGTACAATAGCGATCTAGCGGTGGAGCGGACGACGGAAGGTCGGCTTCTGGGGCACATAGTGTTGGGGCTTTTGAAGTTGCAGCGCTGCGTCGAGAAGCTCGATAGTTTCCCCGCGGAGAAGTGGCGGAAGTTGCTTCACGCCTTGATAAGTCACCACGGGAGCCTCGAGTGGGGCTCGCCTCAGGTGCCGATGACGCTCGAGGCGATAGCGCTTCACTACATCGACAATCTTGACGCCAAGCTGGGTCAATTCAGAGCAGTGTCAGAGAAACACAAGGACCCCAACTTCGAGGGCTTCACGACCTACGACAAGTTCCTTGAGCGGTATGTGTATTTTGGCGATCGCTTTAGCAGGACCGAGGATGAGCAACAGTGA
- the asnS gene encoding asparagine--tRNA ligase, protein MPCIVTIDGVGRHVAEEVSIRGWVYNKRSSGKIRFILVRDGTGTIQCVLAKGEVSGETFDKFDSLTQETSLIVTGVINEDQRAPLGYELLLRRIDIGQIAENYPITPKEHSIGYLLERRHLWMRSARQSAILRIRAAVVKAVRDFLDGEGFVLADTPIFTPTSCEGMSTLFETKYFDRTAYLSQSGQLYNEATAMALGKVYCFGPAFRAEKSKTRRHLTEFWQVEPEAAYYDLDDMADLAERLLVYVVRWTLDKRSKELQSLERDTSILENLATPFPRITYDEALEILRRNGLEVEYGSDLGAPDETALSNEFDRPVFITDYPLKAKEFYMKEHPENPDLVLCFDVLAPEGYGEIVGGSQRVDDVAILEQRLKDFNLPREPLEWYLDLRRYGSVPHSGFGMGIERTVAWICGIKHIRETIPFPRTIYRLTP, encoded by the coding sequence ATGCCGTGTATCGTAACCATTGACGGTGTCGGGAGGCACGTCGCAGAAGAGGTCTCGATCCGGGGCTGGGTGTATAACAAGCGCTCCAGTGGGAAGATAAGGTTCATCTTAGTTCGCGACGGCACTGGTACAATCCAGTGCGTTCTCGCCAAAGGCGAGGTGAGCGGCGAGACATTTGACAAGTTCGATTCGCTCACGCAGGAGACGTCACTCATTGTAACTGGCGTGATAAATGAGGACCAGCGTGCTCCTTTAGGATATGAGCTTCTGCTCAGGCGCATTGACATTGGTCAGATCGCCGAGAACTACCCGATAACGCCAAAAGAGCACTCAATTGGGTATCTTCTGGAGAGACGACACCTTTGGATGCGCTCCGCCCGGCAGAGCGCCATCCTCAGAATTAGAGCGGCAGTTGTTAAGGCCGTAAGGGATTTTCTGGACGGCGAGGGTTTCGTGCTCGCCGACACCCCCATCTTCACGCCGACATCGTGTGAAGGGATGAGCACGCTGTTCGAGACTAAGTATTTCGACAGGACAGCCTATCTCTCCCAAAGCGGGCAGCTTTACAACGAGGCGACGGCAATGGCTCTTGGCAAGGTGTATTGCTTTGGTCCAGCCTTTAGAGCTGAGAAATCCAAGACGAGGCGCCATCTCACGGAGTTCTGGCAGGTGGAGCCGGAGGCGGCCTACTACGACCTCGATGATATGGCCGATCTCGCTGAGCGTCTGCTGGTTTACGTTGTGAGATGGACCCTAGACAAAAGGTCAAAAGAGCTCCAGTCGCTCGAGCGAGATACCAGTATCCTCGAGAATCTGGCCACACCATTCCCTAGAATCACTTATGACGAGGCGCTCGAGATACTGAGAAGGAATGGCCTCGAGGTGGAATACGGCTCGGACCTCGGCGCTCCCGACGAGACCGCATTGAGCAATGAATTCGACAGGCCTGTTTTCATCACTGATTACCCGCTCAAGGCCAAAGAGTTCTACATGAAGGAACATCCTGAGAATCCTGACCTCGTGCTCTGCTTCGATGTTCTGGCTCCAGAGGGCTATGGCGAGATAGTTGGCGGGAGCCAGCGCGTGGACGACGTGGCGATACTGGAGCAGAGGCTCAAGGATTTCAACCTGCCACGGGAGCCTTTGGAGTGGTATCTTGACTTGAGAAGATACGGGAGTGTCCCGCACAGTGGCTTTGGGATGGGGATCGAGCGGACGGTGGCCTGGATATGTGGCATCAAACACATTAGAGAAACGATACCCTTTCCAAGAACTATATATAGGCTCACGCCATAG
- a CDS encoding ATP-binding cassette domain-containing protein, whose amino-acid sequence MVSMIEVFGVGKSFSRNALGLWDISFAAHKGQLMAITGPAGSGKTTLLRIVSGQLRPSEGHVLVDGVNLAGIPQKTRSRILGRTIGVAPAEPLFLSNAPAIKTILLALTSIRIYGNMALQKAKQVLELVGLLHRSNSPVSALSQAQRTLLSIARGLSGGPKALLVDEPILGLDNSATKEIITILNRASDRGTTVLMATRAEGLLRDLSVDTVRLAAGRFRY is encoded by the coding sequence ATGGTTTCAATGATAGAGGTTTTCGGCGTAGGGAAGAGCTTCAGCCGAAATGCGCTCGGCCTCTGGGATATCTCATTTGCCGCGCACAAGGGCCAGCTCATGGCCATCACCGGCCCGGCCGGCTCAGGCAAGACAACGCTCCTACGTATTGTCTCAGGCCAACTCAGGCCCAGTGAAGGCCACGTGCTAGTTGACGGCGTCAATCTTGCGGGAATCCCTCAAAAAACACGCAGCCGGATACTAGGACGGACGATCGGTGTGGCCCCAGCAGAGCCTCTTTTCCTCAGCAACGCGCCTGCAATCAAGACCATTCTACTCGCGCTGACCAGCATTCGTATTTATGGCAACATGGCTCTTCAAAAGGCCAAGCAAGTCCTCGAACTCGTTGGATTACTGCATAGGAGCAACAGCCCAGTGTCTGCTCTTTCGCAAGCCCAGCGAACACTCCTCTCGATCGCTCGGGGCCTATCCGGCGGGCCAAAGGCTCTTCTTGTGGACGAACCGATCCTAGGCCTTGACAATTCCGCCACCAAAGAAATAATAACAATACTGAATCGCGCATCCGACCGGGGCACCACTGTGCTTATGGCAACGAGAGCCGAGGGTCTGTTGCGAGACCTCTCAGTTGACACGGTGCGGCTCGCGGCCGGACGCTTTCGATACTGA